From Panicum hallii strain FIL2 chromosome 2, PHallii_v3.1, whole genome shotgun sequence, a single genomic window includes:
- the LOC112881201 gene encoding protein ACCELERATED CELL DEATH 6-like: protein MAAALGEAALPPVAPASAAANARPVGTLDPQLFMAACRGDNNRLKELLRLDDDEGQSATSRGTPYCNEVTSNEGNSLLHVVAARAGGACGDRFVDCAKTIYRGNSGLLAARNKKRDTPLHRGAGAGSADMISCLVALKAAEVAGDDGTAVKDFLRARNDCGETALHQAVRAASMTCIDALLLEDPGLATVPQEGEEGASPFYLALSLGKLDIARYIFDKSKGDLSYSGPNGQNALHAAISRGEALAMLLNWFKDLTVDVQQAGDDRPAVSVPLVSHLAQQRDKKTGSNPLHLAASLEGWPYVGILSMWFPDVWPRPRSAVALLLEANRCAAYQPDAQGLYPIHVAAMAGSLDAVRAMLEACPDCATLRDAGGRTFLHAAVEAEAYGVVEFACRRAPPKGSFPSSVLNMQDDNGDTAVHRAVHVGNLPVFNCLIRNRHVHLSIPNKDALTPYDLSWVRIPSSFYYDSNPRGLIQLSLQFVGAPCGGSRPDLLFGEHIPKGDDDEVSAHLTNAAQMLGVVSVLVATVTFASAFTLPGGYQQQAGSDGIIGTPLLAGSYAFDAFILSTTLAFICSCMATFSLVFAGVPAMDISLRSWYFEVSALLLRSSGRSLVVAFALGLYLVLAPIAHATATAVCVIIFVSLLYGNSEAWQILRVADTARARLGARMDVAWTFGLTFYNVFVNVFVNFWSFIIIFGYPAAIRMAVHVHAK from the exons ATGGCCGCCGCCTTAGGCGAAGCAGCCCTGCCACCAGTTGCTCCCGCAAGTGCAGCAGCTAACGCACGGCCGGTGGGCACACTAGATCCGCAGCTGTTCATGGCTGCTTGCCGCGGCGACAACAACCGGCTTAAGGAACTGCTGAGGCTGGACGACGACGAGGGGCAATCAGCAACGAGCAGGGGAACTCCCTACTGTAACGAGGTGACCAGCAACGAGGGGAACTCCCTACTCCATGtcgtcgccgcccgcgccggtgGCGCCTGCGGCGATCGGTTCGTCGACTGCGCCAAGACGATCTACCGCGGCAACAGCGGCCTCCTGGCCGCGCGCAACAAGAAGAGAGACACGCCCCTGcaccgcggcgccggcgccgggagcGCCGACATGATCTCCTGCCTCGTTGCTCTCAAGGCCGCCGAGGTGGCCGGCGACGACGGGACAGCCGTGAAGGACTTCCTGAGGGCGCGGAACGATTGCGGGGAGACCGCCCTGCACCAGGCGGTCCGCGCCGCCAGCATGACCTGCATAGACGCGCTGCTGCTGGAGGATCCAGGCCTGGCCACCGTTCCacaggagggagaggagggtgCTTCCCCATTTTACCTGGCGCTTTCACTAGGTAAACTGGATATTGCACGGTATATCTTCGATAAGAGTAAAGGCGACCTGTCCTACTCGGGACCGAACGGTCAAAATGCGTTGCATGCCGCTATTTCTCGTGGTGAAG CGCTGGCCATGCTTCTGAATTGGTTCAAGGACCTGACGGTGGACGTGCAGCAAGCAGGCGACGACCGTCCTGCGGTCAGCGTGCCTCTCGTCTCGCATCTGGCGCAGCAAAGGGACAAGAAGACGGGGAGCAACCCTCTCCACCTGGCTGCGTCGCTGGAGGGGTGGCCGTACGTCGGGATTCTTTCCATGTGGTTCCCGGATGTCTGGCCGCGGCCCAGATCGGCGGTCGCGCTGCTGCTGGAGGCCAACAGATGCGCGGCGTACCAGCCGGACGCTCAGGGACTGTACCCGATCCACGTCGCGGCCATGGCCGGCAGCCTCGACGCGGTCAGGGCCATGCTGGAGGCGTGCCCGGACTGCGCCACCCTGCGGGACGCCGGAGGAAGGACcttcctccacgccgccgtcgaGGCGGAGGCGTACGGCGTGGTCGAATTCGCCTGCCGCCGGGCGCCGCCGAAAGGATCGTTCCCATCGTCCGTGCTTAACATGCAGGATGACAACGGAGACACGGCCGTCCACCGAGCCGTCCACGTTGGGAATCTGCCCGTGTTTAACTGCCTAATCCGGAATCGGCACGTGCATCTGAGCATACCGAACAAGGATGCGTTGACGCCTTATGACCTTTCATGGGTTAGAATCCCTTCGTCGTTTTATTATGATTCG AACCCAAGGGGTCTCATACAGTTGTCACTACAATTTGTGGGAGCTCCATGCGGTGGAAGCCGCCCCGACCTCTTATTCGGAGAACACATCCCAAAAGGAGACGACGACGAGGTCTCGGCGCATCTAACGAATGCAGCCCAGATGCTGGGCGTTGTGTCTGTTCTTGTCGCGACCGTGACATTCGCGTCAGCTTTCACGCTGCCCGGAGGCTACCAGCAGCAAGCCGGCTCGGATGGCATCATCGGCACACCGTTGCTCGCTGGGAGCTATGCCTTTGACGCCTTCATCCTATCCACCACGCTGGCATTCATCTGCTCGTGCATGGCGACCTTTAGCCTCGTCTTTGCTGGGGTGCCTGCGATGGACATCTCTTTGCGCTCCTGGTACTTCGAAGTTTCTGCCCTCTTGCTGCGGAGTTCTGGGAGAAGCCTGGTCGTCGCCTTTGCTTTGGGGTTGTACCTGGTGCTGGCCCCAATTGCTCACGCGACCGCGACCGCCGTCTGCGTGATTATTTTTGTATCTTTGCTCTACGGGAACTCCGAAGCCTGGCAGATCCTTCGTGTCGCAGATACGGCCCGTGCAAGATTGGGAGCTCGAATGGATGTAGCATGGACTTTTGGGCTTACGTTCTATAACGTCTTTGTAAATGTGTTTGTCAACTTCTGGTCCTTCATAATAATCTTCGGATACCCAGCAGCAATTCGGATGGCGGTGCATGTGCATGCAAAGTAG